One Sphingomonas sp. SUN039 genomic window carries:
- the prsR gene encoding PEP-CTERM-box response regulator transcription factor has protein sequence MSDTPRKLLIVEDDEGLQRQLRWAYDDYEVIVAGDRATAIDMVRLHEPDVVTLDLGLPPDPDGVEEGFATLGDILRLKPDTKVIVASGHGARESALRAIGSGAYDFYAKPVEIDELGLIVARAFHVHALEAENIRLASVSGGTTLLGGIITASPEMLKTVRTVERVASADVSVMLLGASGTGKELLARGLHETSGRRDGAFVAINCAAIPENLLESELFGHEKGAFTGAVKTTEGKIEQAHGGTLFLDEIGDVPLALQVKLLRFLQERTIERVGGRKGIPVDTRVVTATHRDVDGMVASGAFREDLYYRIAEIVVHIPSLAERPGDASLLGRAFVQRFAASLRSDVTGLTPDALTALDAHSWPGNVRELENRVKRAVIMADGKLVTAADLDLAEAENADDPINLKSVREAADRHAIARAIARTEGNISGAAKLLGISRPTLYDLLKNYDIAV, from the coding sequence ATGAGCGACACTCCCCGCAAACTCCTGATCGTCGAGGATGACGAGGGGCTGCAGCGGCAGTTGCGCTGGGCCTATGACGATTATGAAGTCATCGTCGCGGGCGATCGCGCGACCGCCATCGACATGGTGCGGCTGCACGAACCCGATGTGGTGACGCTCGATCTGGGCCTGCCGCCCGATCCCGACGGCGTCGAGGAGGGGTTTGCGACGCTGGGCGATATCCTGCGGCTGAAGCCCGATACCAAGGTGATCGTGGCGTCGGGCCACGGCGCGCGCGAGAGCGCACTGCGCGCCATCGGGTCGGGGGCCTATGATTTCTACGCCAAGCCGGTCGAGATCGACGAGCTCGGCCTGATCGTCGCGCGCGCGTTCCACGTCCATGCGCTGGAGGCGGAGAACATCCGGCTGGCGAGCGTGTCGGGCGGGACGACTTTGCTGGGCGGGATCATCACCGCGTCGCCCGAAATGTTGAAAACCGTGCGGACGGTCGAGCGCGTCGCCAGCGCCGATGTATCGGTGATGCTGCTCGGCGCGAGTGGCACCGGCAAGGAATTGCTGGCGCGGGGCCTGCACGAAACCAGCGGCCGCCGCGACGGCGCGTTCGTCGCGATCAACTGTGCGGCGATCCCCGAAAATCTGCTCGAAAGCGAGCTGTTCGGCCATGAAAAGGGCGCGTTCACCGGCGCAGTGAAGACGACCGAGGGCAAGATCGAACAGGCGCATGGCGGTACGCTGTTCCTCGACGAGATCGGCGATGTGCCGCTGGCGTTGCAGGTCAAGCTGCTGCGGTTTTTGCAGGAACGCACCATCGAGCGCGTCGGCGGGCGCAAGGGCATTCCGGTCGACACCCGCGTCGTCACCGCCACCCACCGCGACGTCGATGGTATGGTCGCGAGCGGCGCGTTCCGTGAGGACCTCTACTACCGGATCGCCGAAATCGTCGTGCACATCCCCTCGCTCGCCGAACGGCCGGGCGACGCCAGCCTGTTGGGCCGTGCTTTCGTCCAGCGTTTCGCGGCGTCGCTGCGCTCGGACGTGACCGGGCTGACACCCGATGCGCTCACAGCGCTCGACGCGCACAGCTGGCCGGGCAACGTGCGCGAACTCGAAAACCGGGTGAAACGCGCGGTCATCATGGCCGACGGCAAGCTGGTGACGGCGGCGGACCTCGATCTTGCCGAGGCGGAGAATGCGGACGACCCGATCAATCTGAAATCGGTGCGCGAAGCGGCGGACCGGCACGCAATTGCGCGGGCGATTGCGCGGACCGAGGGGAATATATCCGGGGCGGCGAAACTGCTGGGGATCAGCCGGCCGACCTTGTACGATCTGCTGAAGAATTATGACATTGCGGTTTAG